AACTTCTCGCTTGGTAAGCCGCCCGATATACTCCGCCGAGCCTTTGATTTGTCCCTTGAACTGCACGAGCTTTTCAGGAGAAAAGCCCTGCCGGGAACCACAGGTGGTGGGCTTTATGATGAGATCATGAAGCGAGTTTCCGCTACGGATCTGGCCCCTTATTTTATGGGATACGGACAGAACAGGGTTGTCTTCATAGGACACGGGATAGGCATAGAGGTGGATGAAGTTCCTTTTATTGCCCGAAATCAGAAAACGGTCATAGAAGCCGGTATGACCGTTGCCTTTGAGCCAAAGTTCGTTGTCCCCGGTGTGGGTGTGGTGGGGATAGAAAATACCTACTTGATAAACGACCATGGCGCGGTATCTATGAATATATCGCCCGAGGAACTGGTTGTGCTTTAAAGCTGATCCTATCCGGAATTGTTGCTGAGATGAAAACAATGGTCATCCCTTTTTGGTGCTGGGCGGGTTTTGTTATTTTACCTCTGTTTTTGGCGGGCTTCCGATATGTTCTTTTTAAAAGGCGAACGGAAAACGGCGGTACGACAGACCTTATCACTGACAGGGCAATTCCGCCGGCAGGTTTAATCGCCGGAAAAACCTTTTTTTCCCGCTGGGATGCCCGCTGCAAGATAATCTCTTTGGTTATTTTTACGTTTTTTGTGGTCATAACCGACGACCTTCGGGTGCTTCTGGCCGAGCTTCTCTTTACGCTCCTTCTGTTTTTTATAACCCGTATCCCCGGAGAAATTCTCTTAAAAAGGCTAACCGCGGTAGTGCCTTTTCTTTTTTTCCTGAGCTTTTTTCTCGTAGTCCTGTCGCCGCATGAAGGATCTTCCGTCAGGGTGATTTTAGAACCCCTTGACCCCTTTGTGCTGAACCGGGATGCCCTGGTTATTTCGGCAAGGATCTCTCTTAAAGCACTGATAGTCGTGTCCGTCATGCCCATTATGATCGACACATCTCCCTATGCGGTAACCATACTTGCCCTTAAATCCATCGGAGTTCCCGAAAGCGTTGCACAGATACTGCTTTTGGCTTATCGGTATATTTTTGTGTTTAAAGATGAGGCTCTTCGGATGTACCGGGCAATGTTGTTAAGGGGATTTAGACCGCGTAGCGATTTGAGGACCTTTAGAATTTCGGGAAATTTTCTGGCCATGATATTTATCAGAAGTTATGAACGAACACAGCGCATTCACGACGCCATGGTTGCCCGGGGTTACAGGGGAAAGATACCCCGGGTGGTGTCTTTTAAAATATCCCCGATGGATATTGCGATGGCTGTGTTATGGGTTTGTATGGGGGTGGCAGGATGGATCTGGTCATTGGCGACGCCTTTCTGAGGCCTTTTAACTTCTGGAGTCTCATAAAGTATGCCGGTCGATTCCAGTACAGTCGGTGAAGATAATGGATCTGCTGAAGGTTGAAAAACCGGGTAGATATGTGGGGATGGAGTACTCCTTCTGTAAAAAACGCTGGGGTGATGCCAGCGTTCGTTGGGTACTCGTTTTCCCCGACGTGTATGAAGTGGGACTCAGCCATCTCGGGCTTCGTATCATCTACCACAGGCTGAACTCTCTTGAGGGTGTTCTGGCCGATCGTGCCTATACGCCCTGGCCTGATATGGAAAGGTATTTAAGAAGTCGTAAGGATCCCCTCCTTTCGATAGAACAAAGGGCTCCGCTTTCCTCTTTTGACTTTGTGGGGTTTAGCCTTCAGTACGAACTCAGCTATACGAACATACTTACCGTGCTTGATCTTTCCGGTATACCTCTACGGGCGGCCGAGCGAAGCGAAAGAGATCCCCTGGTGGTTGCCGGAGGTAGCTGCGTTTTTCATGCGGAACCGGTAGCCGAGGTGTTTGATTTGATGGTTATCGGTGAGGGGGAAGAGGTCGTTGTTGAACTGGTGGAACTCTACAGGAAGTGGAAAAAAGAGGGGGGAACGCGCCGGGGTTTCCTTGAAGAGGCCCGCTCAATACCGGGAGTCTATGTGCCGGCTTTTTTCTCGCCTGTTTACTCTCCTGCCGGTCGCCTGGCCGATATAAAACCTTTATTCCCCGACTATACCGGTGTAAGCAAAAGGATTGTCGCGGATCTCGACGGTGGATCCATCGATGCAG
This sequence is a window from Thermodesulforhabdus norvegica. Protein-coding genes within it:
- the cbiQ gene encoding cobalt ECF transporter T component CbiQ encodes the protein MVIPFWCWAGFVILPLFLAGFRYVLFKRRTENGGTTDLITDRAIPPAGLIAGKTFFSRWDARCKIISLVIFTFFVVITDDLRVLLAELLFTLLLFFITRIPGEILLKRLTAVVPFLFFLSFFLVVLSPHEGSSVRVILEPLDPFVLNRDALVISARISLKALIVVSVMPIMIDTSPYAVTILALKSIGVPESVAQILLLAYRYIFVFKDEALRMYRAMLLRGFRPRSDLRTFRISGNFLAMIFIRSYERTQRIHDAMVARGYRGKIPRVVSFKISPMDIAMAVLWVCMGVAGWIWSLATPF